The following proteins are co-located in the Brachybacterium sacelli genome:
- a CDS encoding AAA family ATPase produces MPAPITVTEDFRRALDHLAAGDHLFLTGRAGTGKSTLIRHFLETTDRNALTVAPTGIAALNVDGYTIHRLFSFPIGVTEEMVRGPRYYPGRFASTLAELDVLIIDEASMVRADLFDALATALERFGPRPGEPFGGVQLVLVGDLYQLPPVVHDSEAAHLEQRYGTPFFFSARSFDRDTVGVVELTTVFRQIGDDRLVELLNAVREGTLLEDARAELNARTDRDFEPPLEEFWLTLATTNRIVTSRNRQMLERLPDPPRTFTAEISGDTDGFEKPTEVQLHLAVGAQVMMLNNDPLDRWVNGTLGRITTIGRDTDGPVVEVRLRDGRLERVREHTWDITRPSVEGGHLVHQVIGTFTQLPMKLAWAITIHKSQGQTLDRVVVDLTGGTFANGQLYVALSRCTSLEGLVLRRDVLPRDLKSDPRVRRFLSASAEPAETLGEVYLSALTVGNVGDKYRPRPVEIAVVTDDGDEATTVVNPTSDLFAARTEFGLTTRDVQLAPLLAQAWAALAPLLAGRLPVGLRIDEQLAWIDFELKRGDVVEPMPLGIDLPTTALTADERRALRSPTALERARATAEVVRRLRAEDAWTGHGATAFPQLTRGTGYLLARSSGASGIAGPEGFVVGGNLSAQDDPAQVLAESLGAAWDRVPAPDQEVVDRLRDVEAHFGVRALPEDLEVAGQQAAAEVLVPGARVCFTGEVVHPDRGLLDRERMQRLAEQNGLTPVQNVTKTRTDVLVVAERGTQSRKAKNAAAWGKPVLDAEEFLEWVDANG; encoded by the coding sequence ATGCCCGCCCCCATCACGGTCACCGAGGACTTCCGCCGCGCCCTGGACCACCTGGCCGCCGGTGACCACCTCTTCCTCACCGGCCGAGCCGGCACCGGCAAGTCGACGCTGATCCGGCACTTCCTGGAGACGACGGACCGCAATGCGCTCACGGTCGCCCCCACCGGGATCGCCGCCCTGAACGTGGACGGGTACACGATCCATCGCCTGTTCTCCTTCCCGATCGGGGTGACCGAGGAGATGGTGCGCGGGCCCCGCTACTACCCGGGCCGCTTCGCGAGCACCCTCGCCGAGCTCGACGTCCTCATCATCGACGAGGCCTCGATGGTGCGGGCGGATCTGTTCGACGCCCTCGCCACGGCCCTCGAACGCTTCGGTCCCCGGCCCGGCGAACCCTTCGGCGGGGTGCAGCTGGTGCTGGTCGGCGACCTGTACCAGCTGCCGCCGGTGGTGCACGACAGCGAGGCGGCCCACCTCGAGCAGCGCTACGGCACCCCGTTCTTCTTCTCCGCCCGCTCCTTCGACCGGGACACCGTCGGTGTCGTCGAACTGACCACCGTGTTCCGCCAGATCGGCGACGACCGCCTGGTGGAGCTGCTCAATGCCGTGCGCGAGGGCACCCTGCTCGAGGACGCCCGGGCCGAGCTGAACGCGCGCACGGATCGGGATTTCGAGCCACCGCTGGAGGAGTTCTGGCTGACTCTGGCGACCACCAACCGCATCGTCACCTCCCGTAACCGGCAGATGCTCGAGCGCCTCCCCGATCCGCCGCGGACCTTCACCGCCGAGATCTCCGGGGACACCGACGGCTTCGAGAAGCCCACCGAGGTGCAGCTGCATCTCGCCGTCGGCGCGCAGGTGATGATGCTGAACAACGACCCGCTGGACCGCTGGGTCAACGGCACGTTGGGTCGGATCACCACGATCGGCCGCGACACCGACGGGCCCGTCGTCGAGGTGCGTCTGCGCGACGGGCGCCTCGAGCGGGTGCGCGAGCACACCTGGGACATCACCCGGCCCTCCGTCGAGGGTGGGCATCTGGTCCACCAGGTCATCGGCACCTTCACACAGCTGCCGATGAAGCTCGCCTGGGCGATCACCATCCACAAGTCCCAGGGGCAGACCCTCGACCGCGTCGTCGTGGACCTCACCGGCGGCACCTTCGCCAACGGCCAGCTGTACGTCGCGCTCTCGCGCTGCACCAGCCTCGAGGGGCTGGTGCTGCGGCGCGACGTGCTGCCGCGGGACCTGAAGTCCGATCCCCGGGTGCGGCGCTTCCTGTCCGCCTCGGCCGAACCCGCTGAGACGCTCGGCGAGGTGTACCTCTCCGCGCTGACCGTAGGCAACGTCGGCGACAAGTACCGCCCTCGCCCCGTGGAGATCGCCGTGGTCACGGACGACGGTGACGAGGCCACCACCGTCGTGAACCCCACCAGCGACCTGTTCGCCGCCCGCACCGAGTTCGGGCTGACCACCCGAGATGTGCAGCTGGCTCCTCTGTTGGCGCAGGCCTGGGCGGCGCTGGCTCCGCTGCTGGCCGGCCGTCTCCCCGTCGGCCTCCGCATCGACGAGCAGCTGGCCTGGATCGATTTCGAGCTCAAGCGGGGCGACGTGGTCGAGCCGATGCCACTCGGCATCGACCTGCCCACCACCGCGCTCACGGCCGACGAACGCAGGGCGCTGCGCTCCCCCACCGCGCTCGAACGCGCCCGCGCCACCGCGGAGGTCGTGCGGCGGCTGCGGGCCGAGGACGCCTGGACCGGTCACGGTGCCACGGCGTTCCCGCAGCTCACCCGCGGGACGGGTTACCTGCTCGCCCGCAGCAGCGGCGCGAGCGGCATCGCCGGCCCCGAAGGGTTCGTCGTCGGCGGGAACCTCTCGGCCCAGGACGATCCCGCGCAGGTGCTCGCCGAGTCGCTCGGGGCCGCCTGGGACCGGGTGCCGGCCCCGGACCAGGAGGTCGTGGACCGCCTGCGTGACGTCGAGGCGCACTTCGGGGTGCGGGCGCTGCCGGAGGACTTGGAGGTCGCCGGCCAGCAGGCCGCGGCCGAGGTGCTCGTCCCCGGCGCGCGGGTGTGCTTCACCGGGGAGGTGGTCCATCCCGACCGCGGCTTGCTCGACCGTGAGCGGATGCAGCGCCTGGCCGAGCAGAACGGGTTGACCCCGGTCCAGAACGTCACCAAGACGAGGACCGACGTGCTGGTCGTGGCCGAGCGCGGCACCCAGTCCCGCAAGGCCAAGAATGCCGCCGCCTGGGGAAAGCCCGTGCTGGACGCGGAAGAGTTCCTGGAGTGGGTGGACGCGAACGGCTGA
- a CDS encoding FAD-dependent oxidoreductase, which produces MSEENCDVLIVGGGPTGLLLAALLARRGGDVLVLERRTAPAEHSRAIGLHPPALAALRDVGLERAAVEAGAPIRCGRARSRGRELGEVRFARAWPGRPFVLALPQSRTEALLADRLAAVAPDALRRGWEVTGLRELGGGVEVTARRADGNGADEQPGDQATHATGNSTMAATVAATHEEAAVFRARVVVGADGARSTVRDLLGIDTTGVEHRDTYLMGDLADPDGAGEDRDAIIHLEPGGVVESFPLPGARRRWVVHSGRAGLPRRSPELLTALIQQRTGTRLDPTTTSMISPFTVRRRTARRLLTERCVLLGDAAHEVSPIGGQGITLGWLDVLDVAPLLQRAASDPRPLPEQAAWRRLARRWRRRTLVAGLLGHANTALGRPLPAPLAGLRTVAVGIALRTPLRHLMAWTYSMGWGLRI; this is translated from the coding sequence GTGAGCGAGGAGAACTGCGATGTGCTGATCGTCGGCGGCGGGCCGACGGGGCTCCTGCTCGCCGCCCTGCTGGCCCGGCGCGGTGGGGACGTGCTGGTGCTGGAGCGCCGCACCGCCCCCGCCGAGCACTCGCGCGCCATCGGGCTGCACCCGCCGGCGCTCGCGGCTCTGCGGGACGTGGGCCTGGAGCGCGCCGCCGTGGAGGCCGGGGCACCGATCCGCTGCGGTCGGGCGCGGAGCCGGGGACGGGAGCTGGGCGAGGTGCGGTTCGCGCGGGCGTGGCCGGGCAGGCCCTTCGTGCTGGCCCTGCCCCAGAGCCGCACCGAGGCGCTGCTCGCGGACCGTCTGGCCGCCGTCGCTCCGGACGCGTTGCGGCGCGGGTGGGAGGTGACGGGGCTGCGGGAACTCGGCGGCGGGGTCGAGGTGACTGCTCGTCGGGCCGACGGGAACGGAGCCGACGAGCAGCCCGGGGACCAGGCGACCCACGCGACGGGGAACTCGACGATGGCCGCGACCGTGGCAGCGACGCACGAGGAGGCCGCCGTCTTCCGCGCCCGCGTCGTGGTGGGCGCCGACGGGGCTCGCTCGACCGTGCGCGACCTGCTCGGGATCGACACCACCGGGGTCGAGCACCGCGACACCTACCTCATGGGCGATCTGGCCGATCCCGACGGCGCCGGGGAGGACCGGGACGCGATCATCCATCTCGAGCCCGGCGGCGTCGTCGAATCCTTCCCCCTGCCCGGGGCACGGCGCCGCTGGGTGGTCCACAGCGGACGCGCGGGACTCCCCCGCCGCTCCCCTGAACTGCTGACCGCTCTGATCCAGCAGCGCACCGGCACTCGCCTCGATCCGACGACGACCAGCATGATCAGCCCCTTCACGGTGCGCCGGCGCACGGCGCGGCGCTTGCTGACGGAGCGCTGCGTGCTGCTCGGAGACGCCGCGCACGAGGTCAGCCCCATCGGCGGCCAGGGAATCACCCTGGGGTGGCTGGATGTGCTCGACGTCGCGCCGCTGCTGCAGCGGGCCGCGTCGGATCCCCGCCCGCTGCCCGAGCAGGCGGCCTGGCGCAGGCTCGCCCGTCGCTGGCGGCGCCGCACCCTGGTGGCAGGACTGCTCGGCCATGCCAACACCGCCCTGGGGCGTCCGCTGCCGGCGCCGCTGGCAGGGCTGCGGACCGTCGCGGTGGGAATCGCCCTGCGCACGCCGCTGCGGCACCTCATGGCGTGGACGTACTCTATGGGGTGGGGGCTGCGCATCTAG
- a CDS encoding class I SAM-dependent methyltransferase, protein MILPPLGERDVRATERMDDPDCDRAMLERTYSQFRLVNSLVAGWRATYRERLRPHLHREGVTTLLDIGSGGGDLARALARWARRDGFDLRVTGIDPDERAHAWARHRPPVAGVQFRRADSSALVSAGERFDLVVSNHLLHHLAQDALQNLLADSCHLARATAVHSDIQRDRLGYALFSLGTRPVFRDSFIREDGLTSIRRSYTTGELRPLVPEGWAVTATARWRLLLTLEADRS, encoded by the coding sequence ATGATCCTGCCGCCCCTGGGCGAGCGGGACGTCCGCGCGACCGAGCGGATGGACGACCCCGACTGCGACCGGGCGATGCTCGAGCGCACCTATTCCCAGTTCCGCCTGGTCAACTCCCTGGTCGCCGGCTGGCGCGCCACCTATCGCGAGCGTCTGCGCCCGCACCTCCACCGCGAGGGCGTCACCACACTGCTGGACATCGGCAGCGGCGGCGGGGACCTCGCCCGAGCCCTCGCCCGCTGGGCCCGCCGCGACGGGTTCGACCTGCGGGTGACCGGTATCGATCCCGATGAGCGGGCCCATGCCTGGGCGCGGCATCGGCCGCCCGTGGCGGGGGTGCAGTTCCGTCGGGCGGATTCGAGCGCACTGGTCAGCGCCGGCGAGCGCTTCGACCTCGTCGTCTCCAACCACCTGCTCCACCACCTCGCGCAGGACGCGCTGCAGAACCTGCTGGCCGATTCGTGCCACCTCGCCCGCGCCACCGCCGTCCACAGCGACATCCAGCGGGACCGTCTCGGCTACGCCCTGTTCTCCCTCGGCACCCGGCCCGTCTTCCGCGACTCCTTCATCCGGGAGGACGGGCTGACCTCGATCCGCCGCAGCTACACCACCGGCGAGCTGCGACCGCTGGTGCCCGAGGGCTGGGCGGTGACGGCGACCGCCCGCTGGCGGCTGCTGCTCACCCTCGAGGCCGACAGGTCGTGA
- a CDS encoding type III polyketide synthase, with protein sequence MTVTLRSLDIAVPATELAQAEVRDVFAAQDDLTRLGKRLVATSFDSSGIERRYSALTEWDGPPAEGDPVFFEAGTGRFLNPTTGARNEVFVREATELYTRVAGEALEHAEGLGAADVTHVITVSCTGFFAPGPDYRIVRALGLNASVQRYHLGFMGCYAALPALRQAQTICRADPDAVVLVATVELCTLHVRTSNDPDTIVGSSLFADGAAAAVVTGRDLPSSTPLLRLDHFETVLTPVGEEAMAWNIGDNGFEMVLGTYVPHIIDEHITGALVPLLAHDPALAEMPYRDIEHWAIHPGGRSILDKVEDKLELTEAQLLPARETLRDFGNMSSATVMFVLAKILREATPGTEERVCSMAFGPGLTVETALLSTIGAPVERP encoded by the coding sequence ATGACGGTCACCCTCCGGTCCCTGGACATCGCAGTTCCCGCCACCGAGCTCGCGCAGGCGGAGGTCCGAGACGTCTTCGCCGCGCAGGACGACCTCACCCGCCTCGGCAAGCGCCTGGTCGCGACGTCGTTCGACTCCTCGGGGATCGAGCGGCGCTACAGCGCCCTGACCGAGTGGGACGGCCCGCCCGCCGAAGGCGATCCCGTGTTCTTCGAGGCCGGGACCGGACGCTTCCTCAACCCCACCACGGGTGCCCGCAACGAGGTCTTCGTCCGCGAGGCCACCGAGCTGTACACCCGGGTCGCGGGGGAGGCGCTCGAGCACGCCGAGGGGCTCGGGGCCGCGGACGTCACCCACGTCATCACCGTCTCCTGCACCGGGTTCTTCGCCCCCGGACCGGACTACCGGATCGTGCGCGCCCTCGGCCTGAACGCCTCCGTGCAGCGCTATCACCTGGGGTTCATGGGCTGCTACGCCGCGCTGCCGGCCCTGCGCCAGGCCCAGACCATCTGCCGGGCCGACCCCGACGCCGTGGTGCTGGTGGCCACCGTCGAGCTGTGCACCCTGCACGTGCGCACCTCCAACGACCCCGACACCATCGTCGGCTCCTCCCTGTTCGCCGACGGTGCCGCCGCCGCAGTCGTCACCGGACGCGACCTCCCCTCGAGCACACCGCTGCTGCGGCTGGACCACTTCGAGACGGTGCTGACGCCCGTCGGCGAGGAGGCCATGGCCTGGAACATCGGTGACAACGGCTTCGAGATGGTGCTGGGCACCTACGTCCCCCACATCATCGACGAGCACATCACCGGCGCGCTCGTCCCGCTGCTCGCCCATGACCCCGCGCTGGCCGAGATGCCCTATCGCGACATCGAGCACTGGGCGATCCATCCCGGCGGCCGCAGCATCCTGGACAAGGTCGAGGACAAGCTCGAGCTGACCGAGGCACAGCTGCTCCCTGCTCGGGAGACACTGCGCGACTTCGGCAACATGTCCAGCGCGACCGTGATGTTCGTGCTGGCGAAGATCCTGCGCGAGGCGACCCCCGGGACCGAGGAGCGAGTGTGCTCGATGGCCTTCGGTCCCGGCCTCACGGTGGAGACGGCGCTGCTGTCCACGATCGGCGCCCCGGTGGAGCGTCCATGA
- a CDS encoding mandelate racemase/muconate lactonizing enzyme family protein: protein MKIVDLEVHVVNLPMRTGFTSSFEIKRGETRTIVRLTTDDGLVGWGETMWGAPVARLVRQLADDVIGTDPRALEAFHARHRMLPFFHGYLGYAALAAIDVACWDLLGKAAGMGVVDLLGGRVREQIPLTALITRSDGDERDYPGSLADAAEQVVAEHGFTAVKLKGSTDARSDVAIMRALRERLPEVELRVDPNAAWSVPASIRAGRALEDLDLEYLEDPCEGLEQMARVAEAVRIPLCTNMCVVRWEDLAPAVRLKAVQVIHGDVYKWGGIAITKHLAAHCEAFGLGMNLHSGGELGIATAAHLAIVASTPVLSSAIDSMYYLHDDDIIDPLPLVAGHLQLPDGPGLGVEVDEDKLAHYAALNAREGDYTG from the coding sequence ATGAAGATCGTCGACCTCGAGGTCCACGTGGTGAACCTGCCCATGCGCACCGGATTCACCTCCTCGTTCGAGATCAAGCGCGGAGAGACCCGCACCATCGTGCGCCTGACCACGGACGACGGCCTCGTCGGCTGGGGCGAGACCATGTGGGGCGCCCCCGTGGCGCGCCTGGTTCGTCAGCTGGCCGACGACGTGATCGGCACCGATCCGCGCGCGCTCGAGGCCTTCCACGCCCGCCATCGCATGCTGCCCTTCTTCCACGGCTACCTCGGGTACGCGGCTCTCGCCGCGATCGACGTGGCCTGCTGGGACCTGCTGGGCAAGGCCGCGGGGATGGGCGTGGTCGACCTGCTCGGCGGGCGGGTGCGCGAGCAGATCCCGCTCACGGCGCTGATCACCCGGTCCGACGGCGACGAGCGCGACTACCCGGGGTCCCTCGCGGACGCCGCCGAGCAGGTGGTCGCCGAGCACGGTTTCACCGCGGTCAAGCTCAAGGGCAGCACCGATGCCCGCTCCGACGTCGCCATCATGCGGGCGCTGCGCGAGCGGCTGCCCGAGGTGGAGCTGCGCGTGGATCCCAACGCGGCCTGGAGCGTACCCGCCTCGATCCGGGCCGGGCGGGCGCTGGAGGACCTCGACCTGGAGTACCTCGAGGACCCCTGCGAGGGGCTCGAGCAGATGGCGCGGGTGGCCGAGGCGGTGCGGATCCCGCTGTGCACGAACATGTGCGTGGTGCGCTGGGAGGATCTGGCCCCGGCCGTGCGGCTCAAGGCCGTCCAGGTGATCCACGGGGACGTGTACAAGTGGGGCGGCATCGCGATCACCAAGCACCTCGCCGCGCACTGCGAGGCGTTCGGGCTGGGCATGAACCTGCACAGCGGCGGCGAGCTGGGCATCGCCACCGCCGCCCACCTCGCGATCGTGGCCAGTACCCCGGTGCTCTCCAGTGCGATCGATTCGATGTACTACCTCCACGACGACGACATCATCGACCCGCTCCCGCTGGTCGCCGGCCACCTGCAGCTGCCCGACGGCCCCGGGCTCGGCGTCGAGGTCGACGAGGACAAGCTCGCCCACTACGCGGCCCTGAACGCGCGGGAGGGCGACTACACGGGGTGA
- a CDS encoding creatininase family protein — translation MTHLATLRRQDVAALAPHAVAVLPIGSLEQHGEHLPLGTDSLLVEAACERALQEREDVALCPTLPYGFSGHHQFAVALSLPPQTLLDVLSALLDSLVAAGFRRVLVVNGHGGNIEMMSQAVKLAALKHPILAGSCSYWQLGRTSRGTPGHAGRFETDAMSAAHPELVAAGGVGPRELPLFDQELVPGLHLERHGEWPRTGGVTDPPGEGDPERGEDILATAADALNAAVDALLRADLPSGGHPADERETP, via the coding sequence ATGACCCACCTGGCCACACTGAGACGGCAGGACGTCGCCGCGCTCGCCCCGCACGCGGTGGCGGTGCTGCCGATCGGGTCCCTCGAACAGCACGGGGAGCACCTGCCGCTGGGGACCGACTCCCTGCTGGTGGAGGCCGCCTGCGAGCGCGCCCTGCAGGAGCGGGAGGACGTCGCGCTCTGCCCGACGCTGCCCTACGGCTTCAGCGGCCACCACCAGTTCGCCGTCGCCCTCAGCCTTCCGCCGCAGACCCTGCTCGACGTGCTCTCGGCCTTGCTCGACTCCCTCGTGGCGGCCGGTTTCCGGCGGGTGCTCGTGGTCAACGGGCACGGCGGGAACATCGAGATGATGAGCCAGGCGGTCAAGCTCGCCGCCCTCAAACACCCGATCCTCGCCGGCAGCTGTAGCTACTGGCAGCTCGGCCGCACCTCCCGGGGCACCCCCGGCCACGCGGGCCGCTTCGAGACCGACGCGATGAGCGCCGCCCATCCCGAGCTCGTCGCCGCCGGTGGCGTCGGCCCCCGCGAGCTGCCGCTGTTCGACCAGGAGCTCGTGCCCGGCCTCCACCTCGAGCGCCACGGTGAATGGCCGCGCACCGGCGGGGTCACCGATCCCCCCGGCGAGGGCGATCCGGAGCGGGGCGAGGACATCCTCGCCACGGCGGCCGACGCCCTGAACGCGGCGGTGGACGCCCTGCTCCGCGCCGATCTGCCCTCCGGGGGCCACCCCGCCGACGAAAGAGAGACCCCATGA
- a CDS encoding ROK family protein: MSGRVLSFEPPASREGSFLALELLPGRVHGALIDPSGRFRARRELTFDPSGSREEIMAGLDRVATGLARSSRLGGCVLSAGGVLDTARGRMVQVVDMPALEGCAVADHLSALVDAPALLEHRARLQVHGDHYFGAGQGEETFASVATGGTLGVGILYQGMILAPDGGRSGAHMTVASRQLECSCGKYGCWRTIATTAWLRQQGRELGMIENDLASWERRAVEDPRAAAVVGEYAENLALGLANIQQLCMPGLFILHGEAARASAGFRERILATLRDLSRTGGETEPRLATTTIVGDDATLLGGVALLLQRGVPSRR, translated from the coding sequence ATGTCCGGTCGTGTCCTGTCCTTCGAGCCGCCTGCCTCACGGGAGGGCTCCTTCCTCGCGCTCGAGCTGCTGCCGGGCCGGGTGCACGGCGCGCTCATCGACCCGTCGGGGCGGTTCCGGGCCCGGCGCGAGCTCACCTTCGACCCCTCCGGCTCCCGCGAGGAGATCATGGCCGGTCTGGACCGGGTGGCGACCGGGCTCGCCCGGAGCAGTCGACTGGGCGGCTGCGTCCTCTCCGCCGGCGGTGTGCTGGACACCGCCCGCGGCCGCATGGTGCAGGTCGTGGACATGCCGGCGCTGGAGGGATGCGCCGTCGCCGATCACCTCAGCGCCCTGGTGGACGCGCCGGCGCTGCTCGAGCACCGTGCCCGCCTGCAGGTCCACGGCGACCACTACTTCGGGGCCGGGCAGGGAGAGGAGACCTTCGCCTCCGTCGCGACCGGCGGCACGCTCGGGGTGGGGATCCTCTACCAGGGCATGATCCTCGCGCCCGACGGGGGCCGCAGCGGTGCGCACATGACCGTCGCCAGCCGCCAGCTCGAGTGCAGCTGCGGCAAATACGGCTGCTGGCGCACGATCGCGACCACCGCCTGGCTGCGTCAACAGGGCCGCGAGCTGGGCATGATCGAGAACGATCTGGCTTCCTGGGAGCGCCGAGCGGTCGAGGACCCGCGGGCCGCGGCGGTGGTCGGGGAGTACGCCGAGAACCTCGCCCTCGGACTCGCGAACATCCAGCAGCTCTGCATGCCGGGGCTGTTCATCCTGCACGGGGAGGCGGCGCGGGCGAGCGCCGGGTTCCGCGAGCGGATCCTCGCGACGCTGCGGGACCTCTCCCGCACCGGCGGCGAGACCGAGCCACGCCTGGCCACCACGACGATCGTCGGGGACGACGCGACGCTGCTGGGCGGGGTGGCGCTGCTGCTGCAGCGCGGGGTGCCCTCCCGCCGCTGA
- a CDS encoding ABC transporter ATP-binding protein, which yields MSESSHDTPVISVRGVAKTYRRRHRETTVLTDIDLDIRAGETLALVGESGSGKTTLARIVVGLTGATAGQVLTLGEDLAGDRRRASAQRAHTLQMVFQDPYASMNPRLRIRDVIAEPLVTHRRAALGASGIRAEVARLLEAVDLDPDLAARFPHECSGGQRQRIAIARALALEPRLLVLDEPTSALDVSVQATILDLLREIQQRTGVAYLFVSHDLAVVSGIADRIAVMADGRIEEAGPCREVLSAPSSAVTRRLLDSIAHPDPRRANPAHASAGATS from the coding sequence ATGAGCGAGAGCAGCCACGACACCCCGGTGATCAGCGTCCGCGGTGTCGCCAAGACCTACCGGCGGCGCCACCGCGAGACGACGGTGCTGACGGACATCGACCTCGACATCCGCGCCGGAGAGACCCTCGCCCTGGTCGGCGAGTCCGGCTCCGGCAAGACCACCCTCGCCCGCATCGTCGTCGGCCTCACCGGCGCCACCGCCGGGCAGGTGCTCACGCTGGGCGAGGATCTCGCCGGCGACCGTCGGCGGGCCTCCGCGCAGCGCGCGCACACCCTCCAGATGGTCTTCCAGGACCCCTACGCGAGCATGAACCCGCGCCTGCGGATCCGCGACGTGATCGCCGAGCCGCTGGTGACGCACCGCCGCGCCGCGCTCGGTGCGAGCGGGATCCGCGCCGAGGTGGCGCGGCTGCTGGAGGCGGTGGACCTCGACCCGGATCTGGCCGCTCGCTTCCCGCACGAATGCTCGGGCGGGCAGCGCCAGCGGATCGCGATCGCCCGCGCCCTCGCGCTCGAGCCGCGCCTGCTCGTGCTCGACGAGCCGACCAGCGCCCTGGACGTCTCGGTGCAGGCGACGATCCTGGACCTGCTGCGCGAGATCCAGCAGCGCACCGGGGTGGCGTATCTGTTCGTCAGCCACGACCTCGCGGTGGTCTCCGGGATCGCCGATCGGATCGCGGTGATGGCCGACGGGCGGATCGAGGAGGCCGGCCCGTGCCGCGAGGTGCTCTCCGCCCCGTCCTCGGCGGTGACCCGGCGTCTGCTGGACTCCATCGCCCATCCCGATCCCCGCCGGGCGAATCCCGCCCACGCGAGCGCCGGAGCGACCTCGTGA
- a CDS encoding ATP-binding cassette domain-containing protein, giving the protein MTPTPLLEISDLHISFSSHRSEVPAVRGIDLALEAGRTLALVGESGSGKSSTALSVLRLNPEPPATYPRGRVAFDGTDLLSLDPRRLRAVRGRDISMVFQDPMATLNPLRTVGSQLMEVLAIHRTGTRTERRRRMLEALEQARVPQPDQRAAQYPHQLSGGLRQRVMLAMALMSRPRLLIADEPTTALDVTTQAEILDLLRTLQRETGMGILLITHDLGVVASVADHVAVMHGGLLAEQGDVLQVFEDPQAEYTRSLLAATPRLEIGEPA; this is encoded by the coding sequence ATGACCCCGACTCCGCTGCTCGAGATCTCCGACCTGCACATCTCCTTCTCCTCGCACCGCTCCGAGGTGCCCGCCGTGCGCGGCATCGATCTCGCCCTCGAGGCGGGCCGCACCCTCGCCCTGGTCGGTGAATCCGGCTCCGGCAAGTCGAGCACGGCCCTGTCCGTGCTGCGACTGAACCCGGAACCGCCCGCGACCTATCCGCGGGGCCGGGTCGCCTTCGACGGCACCGACCTGTTGAGCCTGGATCCGCGGCGGCTGCGGGCGGTGCGCGGCCGTGACATCTCGATGGTGTTCCAGGACCCGATGGCCACGCTCAACCCGCTGCGGACCGTCGGCAGCCAGCTGATGGAGGTGCTGGCCATCCACCGCACCGGCACCCGCACCGAGCGGCGCCGGCGCATGCTCGAGGCGCTCGAGCAGGCCCGTGTCCCGCAGCCGGACCAGCGCGCCGCCCAGTACCCGCATCAGCTCTCCGGCGGCCTGCGCCAGCGGGTCATGCTCGCCATGGCCCTCATGAGCCGGCCCCGTCTGCTGATCGCCGACGAGCCCACCACCGCCCTGGACGTGACCACCCAGGCGGAGATCCTCGACCTGCTGCGCACCCTCCAGCGCGAGACCGGCATGGGGATCCTCCTGATCACCCACGACCTCGGCGTGGTCGCCTCCGTCGCCGATCACGTGGCCGTCATGCACGGCGGCCTCCTCGCCGAGCAGGGTGACGTGCTGCAGGTGTTCGAGGACCCGCAGGCCGAGTACACCCGCAGCCTGCTCGCGGCCACACCCCGCCTGGAGATCGGAGAGCCCGCATGA